The Pontibacter pudoricolor genome contains a region encoding:
- a CDS encoding PD40 domain-containing protein: protein MRFYTRLLLLFVCCILSGAALQAQPGRDPFGKSRIQYKNFDWKLYNTQNFNLYFYKGGDQTAKDAADYAERELKRITSLIGYYPYSKITLILYNSPTDLRQSNIGLYSDQFQTGGETLFMKNKLELAYDGTKTDFKTELSYKLTELLLNDMMYGGSLKEALQSSYLLRLPEWFVTGVAAYTAEGWSLDMDSHIRDLLLEGNKLRPEQVLMRYPEQTGQSVWNYIAERYGYTSIQNILNLTRITRDVEIGITSSLNIPYKRFLQDWLNYYQQINARSDNPFVSMPDDKKLFDKNKRSLRYTEPVLSPDGNYLAYAENDHGSYKIIVKDVKGKGSRVVWRGGYKSLDQPTDYSLPVLAWRSNTQLGFIESRRGNMQLRQVNANNKSSFLPFYDDLTKPAATLEQFSQVRDMSYSEDGSQLVVSAVDGGQTDLYLLQSSGKMIGQLTNDIYDDISPVFLKGGKGIVFSSNRWVDSTGRVQEATFRDVVENYDIFLVQQTAPVTVTQLTSSIASELRPRATADGNFVFLSEENGIRSLYSYNLATNSSTAVSNFVQNIEAYDYNAVNNTLAVAAQDNGRDFIYLIPDYSFKTQATLPKTARQIILEARARVPQTTSSSRKLLENETTKEVKTERKEGEVNIENYEFGAEQAKTDTTTKVAAPVAAVPKASTAPEFKIAGPLEYDTRFSVHEIITSVYADPQLGFGLVAGVNMSDLFENHHIRGTAYLRTDLETSRAFAEYVNLKNRVDLGVQFRRDVLVSSVLESPGAIVRNARNEIAPLLVYPLSYSTSLRAQPRLVSTRFTQISDFSTPDSVNNMYGGNVELVYDNSVVTGVNMMEGTRMKVGVLSLRDFENSNANFNKFYVDLRRYQKIHREIILAARLSYGAFFGNSPKNYLIGGMDNWLFAGEDDITERNDVNIQSAPDLFYLEYALPLRGFNYNTRTGHKHLLANAELRIPVIKYLYNGAVGSGFFRNLQLTAFADAGSAYNGSNPFTGNNSINTRIVGGRTSPTQRNPFEITVINYRNPFLVGYGLGARSTLFGVYGKLDVAWSEEDMGSQGPKVYITLGYDF from the coding sequence ATAATTCTCCTACAGATCTTCGGCAGAGCAATATTGGCTTGTACAGCGACCAGTTCCAGACCGGCGGCGAAACGCTGTTCATGAAAAATAAGCTGGAGTTGGCTTATGATGGTACTAAGACCGACTTTAAGACTGAACTAAGCTACAAACTTACCGAACTGCTGCTGAACGACATGATGTATGGCGGCAGCTTAAAAGAGGCCTTGCAAAGTAGTTACCTGTTGCGTTTGCCGGAGTGGTTTGTAACCGGTGTGGCCGCATATACCGCCGAAGGCTGGAGCCTGGACATGGACAGCCACATCCGCGACCTGTTACTGGAAGGCAACAAACTGCGCCCGGAGCAAGTGCTGATGCGCTACCCGGAGCAAACCGGCCAGTCGGTGTGGAATTATATTGCGGAGCGCTACGGCTACACCTCTATCCAGAACATCCTGAACCTGACACGCATTACCCGCGACGTAGAAATAGGCATAACCAGTAGCCTGAACATTCCTTATAAACGTTTCCTGCAGGATTGGCTTAATTACTACCAGCAAATAAATGCCCGCTCCGACAACCCGTTTGTGTCGATGCCGGATGATAAGAAGCTGTTCGATAAAAATAAACGGTCCCTGCGCTACACCGAGCCTGTTCTCAGCCCCGATGGCAACTACCTGGCTTATGCCGAAAACGACCACGGAAGTTATAAGATCATTGTAAAAGATGTAAAAGGCAAAGGCAGTCGTGTGGTTTGGCGCGGTGGATATAAATCCCTGGATCAGCCGACAGACTATAGCTTGCCTGTGCTGGCATGGCGCAGCAATACGCAACTGGGCTTTATCGAATCGAGGAGAGGAAATATGCAGCTCCGGCAGGTAAATGCTAATAATAAAAGCTCCTTCCTGCCCTTCTACGACGATCTTACAAAACCTGCGGCTACCCTTGAGCAGTTTAGCCAGGTGCGCGACATGAGCTACTCTGAAGACGGCAGCCAACTGGTAGTAAGTGCGGTAGATGGTGGCCAGACCGACCTGTACCTGTTGCAGAGCAGTGGCAAAATGATAGGCCAGCTTACCAACGATATTTACGATGATATCAGCCCTGTTTTTCTGAAGGGTGGGAAAGGCATTGTGTTCAGCTCTAACCGATGGGTGGATTCTACTGGTCGTGTGCAGGAAGCTACTTTCCGGGACGTGGTGGAGAACTATGATATTTTTCTGGTGCAGCAAACAGCGCCGGTAACCGTAACACAACTCACATCCAGTATTGCCAGTGAGCTAAGGCCGCGCGCCACCGCTGATGGTAACTTTGTATTCCTGAGCGAGGAGAATGGTATCAGAAGTCTTTATTCTTATAATCTTGCAACTAACTCGAGCACGGCAGTCTCAAACTTTGTTCAGAACATAGAGGCGTACGATTATAATGCTGTAAACAATACGCTGGCAGTGGCTGCGCAGGACAACGGCCGTGATTTTATTTACCTGATACCAGACTATAGTTTCAAAACACAGGCCACGCTGCCCAAAACAGCCCGGCAGATCATACTCGAGGCCCGCGCCCGTGTGCCTCAAACCACTAGTTCGTCGCGCAAGTTACTTGAAAATGAGACCACCAAAGAGGTAAAGACGGAACGAAAGGAAGGTGAGGTAAACATAGAAAATTATGAATTTGGAGCAGAGCAGGCTAAAACCGATACAACTACTAAAGTAGCAGCGCCTGTTGCCGCAGTACCTAAAGCCAGCACAGCTCCGGAGTTCAAAATAGCCGGGCCACTGGAATATGATACCCGCTTTAGTGTACATGAAATCATCACCTCAGTTTACGCTGATCCGCAGCTTGGTTTTGGTCTGGTAGCAGGTGTAAATATGAGCGACCTGTTCGAGAACCACCACATACGTGGCACTGCTTACCTGCGTACCGACCTCGAAACCAGCCGTGCTTTTGCTGAATATGTAAACCTGAAAAACCGTGTAGACCTGGGCGTGCAGTTCCGCCGGGATGTGCTGGTAAGTTCTGTGCTGGAATCTCCGGGCGCTATAGTTCGCAATGCCCGAAACGAGATCGCGCCGCTGCTGGTGTACCCGCTAAGCTATAGTACCAGTCTTCGGGCGCAGCCGCGTCTGGTAAGTACCCGTTTCACCCAGATCAGCGATTTCTCTACCCCGGATAGTGTAAACAACATGTATGGCGGCAACGTGGAACTGGTGTATGATAACTCGGTGGTTACCGGCGTAAACATGATGGAAGGTACCCGCATGAAGGTTGGTGTCCTGTCGTTGCGCGATTTTGAAAACAGTAATGCCAACTTCAACAAGTTTTATGTAGACCTGCGCCGTTACCAGAAGATCCACCGCGAAATTATACTGGCAGCACGCTTAAGCTATGGCGCTTTCTTCGGTAATTCTCCGAAAAACTACCTGATAGGTGGTATGGATAACTGGCTGTTTGCCGGCGAAGATGATATTACCGAACGAAACGATGTGAACATACAATCGGCACCGGACCTGTTTTACCTGGAATACGCGTTGCCGCTTCGTGGTTTCAACTATAATACCCGCACCGGACATAAACACCTGCTGGCTAATGCCGAGCTGCGCATTCCGGTTATAAAATACCTTTATAATGGTGCTGTTGGCTCCGGTTTCTTCCGTAACCTGCAACTTACCGCTTTTGCCGACGCAGGTTCTGCTTACAATGGCTCTAACCCATTCACCGGAAATAACTCTATTAACACACGTATAGTTGGCGGCCGCACAAGCCCTACGCAGCGTAACCCATTCGAGATAACAGTTATCAACTATCGTAACCCGTTCCTGGTTGGGTATGGTTTGGGTGCCCGTTCTACGCTTTTCGGGGTGTATGGTAAACTTGATGTAGCCTGGAGCGAGGAAGATATGGGCAGCCAGGGACCTAAAGTATACATTACACTGGGTTACGATTTCTAG
- a CDS encoding serine hydrolase domain-containing protein, translating into MNRKAKRFTVGGVLLLGLLAAWLHMADKNYVYKALVYNFADIDDNLIFDQRTVDAPGKAQPWPQAANYNKVVFPEKLQQLHEELESVAFLVIHRDSILHEQYWDGYSDESLSNSFSVAKSIVSILVGAALRDGAIKTIDQPVADFLPSFKEGNKKKITIKHLLMMSSGLNWDESYANPLSITTEAYYGTNLKKVIKRLEAVEEPGKQFSYKSGDTQILGMVVEAATGKSLSRYAEDKLWKPLGAEHDAEWSVDNPTSIEKAYCCFFSNARDFARIGKLYLNNGIWNGDTIVDPAYVRESITPNGLFNASGKPADYGYQWWLLPNYKGQNIFYARGILGQYIIVIPEKDVIIVRLGKKRGDRINGHPIEVLAMIDAVNEVVE; encoded by the coding sequence ATGAACCGGAAAGCAAAACGCTTTACTGTCGGGGGAGTATTGTTGCTGGGCCTTTTGGCTGCGTGGCTGCACATGGCTGATAAAAATTATGTGTACAAAGCGCTGGTCTACAACTTTGCCGACATAGACGATAACCTGATATTTGACCAACGCACGGTTGATGCCCCGGGCAAAGCACAGCCCTGGCCACAGGCTGCAAACTATAACAAAGTAGTATTTCCTGAAAAGCTGCAGCAATTGCACGAAGAACTGGAATCAGTAGCTTTCCTGGTTATTCACCGCGATTCTATCCTTCACGAGCAGTACTGGGATGGGTATTCAGATGAGTCGCTGAGCAATTCTTTTTCGGTGGCAAAAAGTATTGTTAGCATATTGGTTGGTGCAGCGCTGCGCGATGGTGCCATTAAGACCATAGACCAGCCTGTTGCCGATTTTCTGCCCTCATTTAAAGAAGGGAATAAGAAAAAGATAACTATAAAACACCTGCTGATGATGAGTTCCGGGCTGAACTGGGATGAGTCGTATGCCAACCCGCTTTCTATTACCACCGAAGCCTACTATGGCACCAATCTTAAAAAGGTAATTAAACGGCTGGAAGCTGTAGAAGAACCGGGAAAACAATTCAGCTACAAAAGCGGCGATACACAGATTTTGGGGATGGTGGTAGAAGCTGCGACCGGGAAATCGCTGAGCCGTTACGCCGAAGACAAACTATGGAAACCGCTTGGCGCCGAGCATGACGCTGAGTGGAGCGTTGATAACCCGACCAGTATCGAAAAAGCTTACTGTTGTTTTTTCAGCAACGCCCGCGATTTTGCCCGCATCGGCAAACTATACTTAAATAACGGAATCTGGAACGGCGACACTATAGTTGACCCGGCTTATGTGCGCGAATCAATTACCCCAAATGGCCTCTTCAACGCATCTGGCAAACCTGCCGATTATGGTTACCAGTGGTGGCTGCTTCCCAACTATAAAGGTCAGAACATCTTTTATGCCCGTGGTATACTTGGCCAGTACATCATCGTTATCCCCGAGAAAGATGTTATCATTGTTCGTTTAGGCAAAAAACGCGGCGATCGCATTAATGGCCACCCAATTGAGGTATTGGCTATGATTGATGCGGTGAATGAAGTGGTGGAGTAA
- the purQ gene encoding phosphoribosylformylglycinamidine synthase subunit PurQ, which yields MKFGVVVFPGSNCDQDLVDALSVGMQQEVVKLWHKDHDLQGCDFILLPGGFSYGDYLRSGAIARFSPIMQEVVQHANKGGYVMGICNGFQILTEAGLLPGALLRNANQKFICDNVYIRPVTTNLLPTRNLDLNKAYKIPVAHGEGRYHADKDTLRRLEDNDQIMFKYSSNIADTHDIYNINGSLLNIAGVANEKKNVFGMMPHPERAVDPDLGNTDGRAIFESILDLVNA from the coding sequence ATGAAATTTGGTGTAGTCGTTTTCCCGGGGTCCAACTGCGACCAAGACCTGGTAGATGCCCTAAGCGTGGGTATGCAGCAGGAAGTTGTAAAACTATGGCACAAAGACCATGACCTGCAGGGTTGTGACTTTATATTGCTGCCTGGTGGTTTCTCTTATGGTGATTACCTGCGCTCTGGTGCCATAGCGCGTTTCTCGCCTATTATGCAGGAAGTAGTGCAGCATGCCAACAAAGGTGGTTATGTAATGGGTATCTGCAATGGTTTCCAGATTTTAACGGAAGCCGGTTTATTGCCTGGTGCCCTGCTGCGTAACGCCAATCAGAAGTTTATCTGCGACAATGTTTATATCAGGCCGGTAACTACCAACCTGTTACCAACCAGAAACTTAGACCTGAACAAGGCTTATAAAATACCGGTAGCACACGGCGAAGGCCGCTACCATGCCGATAAGGATACGCTGCGCAGACTGGAAGACAACGACCAGATTATGTTCAAGTACAGCAGCAACATTGCCGATACCCACGATATTTACAACATAAACGGCAGTTTACTGAACATCGCCGGCGTAGCTAACGAGAAGAAGAACGTATTTGGCATGATGCCACACCCGGAACGCGCCGTAGATCCGGATTTAGGAAATACAGACGGCCGTGCCATTTTCGAATCTATCCTTGATCTGGTAAACGCTTAA
- a CDS encoding YicC/YloC family endoribonuclease: MLQSMTGFGSARLDTDQYCISVEIRSLNSKSLDLSVRLPRFLSDKEYEIRNMMQKALVRGKVSVSVDYVKNKAQKAKSTINKELLQTYYNELNDAADVVGGSKNDLFRLALHMPDVLLQDQVEDASGDAEWEQVEPLVQEALVSIINFRNNEGKALTTEIMSYIDKIRILLAEVDKHDPTRMEQIRNRIKSHMAELSSSELYDHNRFEQEMVYYMEKLDIAEEKVRLVNHLHYFTETVYLPEPTGKKLGFISQEIGREINTIGSKANDSTIQHHVVEMKEELEKIKEQINNIL, from the coding sequence ATGTTGCAATCCATGACCGGGTTCGGAAGTGCCCGACTCGACACAGACCAATACTGCATTTCAGTAGAGATAAGATCGTTAAACTCTAAAAGCCTGGACCTGAGTGTACGACTCCCGAGGTTTCTGTCTGATAAAGAATACGAAATCAGGAATATGATGCAAAAGGCGCTGGTGCGTGGCAAAGTAAGTGTGAGTGTGGATTATGTGAAGAACAAGGCCCAGAAAGCTAAAAGCACCATCAATAAAGAGCTACTGCAAACCTATTATAACGAACTGAATGATGCGGCCGATGTCGTTGGCGGGTCAAAAAACGATTTGTTCAGGCTGGCATTGCATATGCCCGATGTGCTGCTGCAGGACCAGGTAGAGGATGCAAGTGGCGATGCCGAATGGGAGCAGGTAGAGCCACTGGTACAGGAAGCATTGGTAAGTATTATAAACTTCCGTAACAACGAAGGGAAAGCGCTTACTACCGAAATCATGTCTTATATAGATAAGATCCGGATTCTGCTGGCCGAAGTAGATAAGCACGACCCTACCCGTATGGAACAGATCCGCAACCGCATTAAAAGCCACATGGCTGAACTGTCTTCATCCGAGCTGTATGACCATAACCGTTTTGAGCAGGAGATGGTGTACTATATGGAGAAACTGGATATTGCCGAAGAAAAAGTACGCCTTGTAAACCACCTGCACTACTTCACCGAAACCGTTTACCTGCCTGAGCCAACTGGTAAAAAGCTTGGCTTCATATCGCAGGAGATAGGCCGGGAGATAAATACGATCGGCTCGAAGGCAAACGATTCAACTATACAGCACCACGTTGTAGAAATGAAGGAAGAACTTGAGAAGATAAAAGAACAGATCAATAACATACTATAA
- a CDS encoding M57 family metalloprotease: MKVNRLLLVGAMVAAFGFTSCQQDEEIATQDSVSESTLNRIAELGFYNKNVEKVEGGYVVEGDIFLSESDLTAAHNTQALRVGESEQYRTTNLVNASGGRTITLSLDSKLPASYGASLDAAIARYNALNLTIKMARVSSGGNINITAAPRNAQYLASAGFPSGGNPYGSVKVATRYIGTDPNLGWFTTILAHEIGHCIGFRHTDYMDRSYSCGGGYANEGASNVGAIHIPGTPTGPDANSWMLACIGNGQNRPFNNNDKTALTYLY, from the coding sequence ATGAAAGTAAATCGTTTACTATTAGTTGGCGCTATGGTAGCAGCCTTTGGTTTCACGTCTTGCCAGCAGGATGAAGAAATAGCAACCCAGGACTCTGTATCTGAAAGCACACTGAACAGAATTGCTGAACTCGGCTTCTACAACAAAAATGTTGAGAAAGTGGAAGGCGGTTATGTAGTGGAAGGCGACATCTTTTTATCAGAATCAGATCTTACTGCTGCCCACAACACCCAGGCGCTTCGCGTTGGCGAGTCTGAGCAGTACCGTACAACTAACCTGGTAAATGCCAGCGGCGGCCGTACAATTACTTTGTCTTTAGATTCAAAATTGCCGGCTTCTTATGGGGCTTCTCTTGATGCTGCAATTGCCCGCTACAACGCCCTGAATCTTACCATTAAAATGGCTCGTGTATCTTCTGGCGGTAACATTAATATTACAGCTGCTCCTAGAAATGCACAGTACCTCGCTTCCGCGGGTTTCCCTTCAGGTGGTAACCCGTATGGTAGTGTTAAAGTAGCTACCCGTTATATTGGCACTGACCCCAATTTAGGTTGGTTCACTACTATTCTTGCACATGAGATCGGTCACTGCATCGGTTTCCGCCACACAGACTATATGGACAGAAGCTATTCTTGTGGTGGTGGCTATGCAAACGAAGGTGCCTCTAACGTAGGTGCTATCCATATTCCTGGTACGCCAACAGGTCCTGATGCAAACTCCTGGATGCTTGCCTGCATTGGTAACGGTCAGAACCGTCCGTTCAATAATAACGACAAAACTGCTCTGACCTACCTATATTAA
- a CDS encoding M57 family metalloprotease, with amino-acid sequence MKVNRLLIVGAMVAAFGFTSCQQDEEVKTQDTVSESALSRISELGFYNKNVEKVEGGYVVEGDIFLSEGDLSAAHNTKALRVGESEQYRTTNLVNTNGGVRNITLSIDPALPATYVTALDAAIARYNAQGLNITMSRVSSGGNIYLQAAPKSAQYLASAGFPTAAGDPHNNIKIATRYIGTNPNQAWFTTILAHEIGHCIGFRHTDYMDRSYSCGGSYSNEGASTVGAVHIPGTPTTQDPNSWMLACIGSGQNRPFNANDVTALNYLY; translated from the coding sequence ATGAAAGTAAATCGTTTACTTATTGTTGGCGCTATGGTAGCGGCCTTTGGTTTCACATCTTGCCAGCAGGATGAAGAAGTAAAAACTCAGGACACTGTATCTGAAAGCGCACTGAGCAGAATCTCTGAGCTAGGCTTCTACAACAAAAATGTTGAGAAAGTGGAAGGCGGTTATGTAGTGGAAGGCGATATCTTTTTATCGGAAGGTGATCTATCTGCTGCGCACAACACTAAAGCGCTTCGCGTTGGCGAGTCTGAGCAGTACCGTACTACTAACCTGGTAAATACAAATGGCGGTGTTCGTAACATTACGCTATCTATCGACCCAGCTCTTCCTGCTACGTATGTAACAGCTCTGGATGCAGCTATCGCTCGTTACAATGCGCAAGGCTTGAACATTACTATGAGCCGTGTATCTTCTGGTGGTAACATCTACCTTCAGGCAGCTCCTAAGTCAGCTCAGTATCTTGCTTCTGCTGGTTTCCCAACTGCTGCTGGTGATCCGCACAACAACATCAAGATAGCCACCCGTTACATCGGCACTAACCCTAACCAGGCTTGGTTCACTACTATCCTTGCACACGAGATCGGTCACTGCATCGGTTTCCGTCACACTGACTACATGGATCGTTCTTATTCTTGCGGTGGTTCTTACTCTAACGAAGGTGCGTCTACTGTAGGTGCTGTTCACATCCCGGGTACTCCAACTACACAGGATCCAAACTCATGGATGTTGGCTTGTATCGGATCTGGCCAGAACCGTCCGTTCAACGCAAACGACGTTACTGCTCTTAACTACCTATACTAA
- a CDS encoding S8 family serine peptidase: MKKRRNCPFNVLQWVTCVGLLLCSVQVAAQQQAPLKSGATNLRQIAPGLEQSIKEAGSKTVRVQVKNKAQFLTWLTENNYSGNVTQTTPSAQILTLSHVSAKTLQQIANSGLVTYIDKPNRQAKEEIELKDADFAVNNIYAIRSLYPLLNGSNMTASVKEGAFNPTDIDLKGRALSPESFGNTFTPHATTMATIIAGAGNSGPKGKGIADHARLAYSDFAELFPDNSQALLSKGISVQNHSYGVGVENYYGLESAAYDREIYQNPTLLHVFSSGNSGDKADAVGNYAGMAGFANLTGQFKTSKNTLSVGAIEPTGKVGLLSSKGPAYDGRVKPELVAFGKGGTSEAAAVVSGVALLVQQAYKEIHGSLPSAALVKAALINSADDTGRPEVDFETGFGNTDAFGAIKTIQENRFIVGVVADKASTQHSISVPAGTQKLKITLVWHETEGSPEAAKALINDLDLTLTTINGAILKPWVLSSFPHPDSLQLPAKRREDHLNNVEQVTIDLPAAGAYQVNVFGFDVPQGPQNYSLVYEFETGPKWVYPTTGVSLQAESVNRIRWKNALQGEKGKLEYKLHNSTEWQLIADNLDLATSYFDWNAPDVISKAQLRLTTSGATILSGDFLLTKQLKLKVGYNCDDQVMVHWAELPSVAQYQLYQVGSTHLEPLLATADTLALLNKNQLQGLPEFVNVAPFIDGTQAETSETVAFNQMGIGCYIKTFLPYQFVTDSVDLQLELSTRYQVTSVTLERLVKGNYTTVQTIAPVTQLTYTLHDASPVLGKNLYRVKVTTADNKFYYSQPEEVLYADVGFVQAYPNPIPSGEILSVAVASDVAIVQLYDQLGKLVYESEEYGVIKQVPTVGLKSGLYILRLKTDTGNYVAGKVLVL, encoded by the coding sequence GTGAAGAAGCGTCGGAATTGCCCGTTTAATGTGCTGCAGTGGGTTACATGTGTTGGCTTATTGCTGTGCAGTGTACAGGTTGCAGCGCAGCAACAGGCGCCCCTGAAATCAGGAGCTACCAACCTGAGACAGATTGCCCCCGGCCTGGAGCAAAGCATTAAAGAAGCTGGCAGTAAAACAGTGCGCGTTCAGGTTAAAAATAAAGCTCAGTTCCTGACCTGGCTCACCGAGAACAACTATAGCGGAAACGTTACACAAACCACACCATCAGCACAGATACTCACCCTCAGTCATGTTTCTGCAAAAACGCTGCAGCAGATAGCTAATTCCGGTTTAGTTACCTACATCGATAAGCCCAACCGTCAGGCTAAGGAAGAAATTGAGCTGAAAGACGCAGACTTTGCAGTTAACAACATTTACGCTATCCGAAGTTTATACCCGCTCCTGAATGGCAGCAACATGACAGCTTCGGTAAAAGAAGGCGCTTTTAACCCTACCGATATCGATCTGAAAGGCCGCGCCCTTTCCCCTGAATCTTTCGGAAATACCTTTACGCCGCATGCTACCACCATGGCTACCATTATTGCGGGTGCCGGTAACTCAGGTCCGAAAGGCAAAGGCATAGCCGACCACGCCAGACTTGCTTATTCTGACTTTGCGGAGCTTTTCCCGGATAACAGCCAGGCATTACTAAGCAAAGGCATCAGTGTACAGAACCACTCCTACGGCGTTGGCGTGGAGAATTACTATGGCCTGGAATCTGCAGCTTATGATCGCGAAATCTACCAGAACCCTACATTATTGCATGTTTTCTCGTCGGGCAACAGCGGCGATAAAGCTGATGCAGTGGGCAATTATGCGGGCATGGCCGGCTTTGCTAACCTTACCGGGCAATTTAAAACATCTAAAAACACACTGAGCGTAGGCGCTATCGAACCAACCGGAAAAGTAGGTTTACTTAGCTCTAAAGGTCCCGCTTACGATGGCCGTGTAAAACCTGAGCTGGTAGCTTTTGGCAAAGGCGGCACTTCCGAGGCGGCAGCTGTCGTATCCGGGGTGGCCTTGCTGGTGCAGCAGGCTTACAAAGAGATTCATGGCAGCCTGCCCTCCGCTGCACTTGTAAAAGCGGCTTTGATAAACAGTGCTGATGATACCGGCAGACCGGAAGTTGATTTCGAAACCGGGTTCGGAAACACAGATGCCTTTGGCGCTATTAAAACGATACAGGAGAACAGGTTTATAGTTGGCGTAGTAGCAGATAAAGCCTCAACCCAACATTCTATCAGCGTTCCGGCAGGGACTCAGAAGTTAAAGATAACCCTTGTATGGCATGAGACAGAAGGCAGCCCGGAAGCCGCAAAAGCCCTTATCAACGACCTCGACCTGACACTTACGACTATAAACGGTGCGATTCTAAAACCTTGGGTACTAAGTAGTTTCCCGCATCCGGACTCTTTACAATTACCAGCCAAACGCCGTGAGGACCACCTAAACAATGTAGAACAGGTAACTATAGACCTGCCAGCTGCCGGTGCTTACCAGGTAAATGTTTTTGGTTTTGATGTGCCGCAAGGTCCGCAAAACTATAGTTTAGTGTATGAATTTGAGACAGGTCCTAAATGGGTATATCCAACTACAGGAGTAAGCCTGCAGGCTGAAAGTGTTAACCGCATTCGCTGGAAAAACGCATTACAGGGCGAAAAAGGCAAGCTGGAATACAAACTCCACAACAGTACCGAATGGCAACTGATAGCTGACAACCTTGACCTGGCAACCTCCTATTTTGATTGGAACGCTCCTGATGTTATATCCAAAGCTCAATTACGGCTAACTACTTCGGGTGCAACTATACTGTCCGGCGATTTTTTACTGACCAAACAGCTAAAACTAAAAGTGGGTTATAACTGCGACGACCAGGTAATGGTGCATTGGGCTGAACTTCCGAGTGTGGCACAATACCAGTTGTACCAGGTTGGCAGCACGCACCTGGAGCCTCTCCTGGCTACAGCCGATACCCTGGCTTTGCTGAACAAGAATCAACTGCAAGGTTTGCCCGAGTTTGTAAACGTTGCTCCTTTTATAGATGGCACCCAGGCCGAGACCAGCGAAACGGTTGCCTTTAATCAGATGGGCATCGGCTGTTATATCAAAACGTTCCTGCCTTACCAGTTCGTTACCGATTCAGTGGATTTGCAACTGGAGCTAAGCACACGTTACCAGGTTACTTCTGTAACGCTGGAACGTCTTGTTAAGGGCAACTATACCACAGTACAAACTATAGCCCCTGTTACGCAGTTAACTTATACATTACACGATGCCTCTCCTGTTTTGGGCAAGAACCTGTATCGGGTAAAAGTTACTACGGCCGATAATAAGTTTTACTATAGTCAGCCGGAAGAAGTGCTCTATGCTGATGTCGGCTTTGTGCAGGCCTACCCTAACCCCATACCATCCGGCGAAATATTATCGGTTGCCGTCGCCAGCGATGTAGCCATCGTGCAGTTATATGATCAGTTAGGAAAGCTTGTTTATGAGTCTGAAGAGTATGGTGTGATAAAGCAGGTACCTACTGTGGGCCTTAAAAGTGGTTTGTACATTCTGCGCCTTAAGACTGACACTGGTAATTATGTAGCGGGTAAGGTTTTAGTTCTATAG